A single Ghiorsea bivora DNA region contains:
- the ppa gene encoding inorganic diphosphatase has translation MDLSKIPAGKDAPEEVNVVIEVPQHADPIKYELDKDSGAVFVDRFMHTAMHYPCNYGFVPNTLSEDGDPVDVLVVSEFALVPGCVVACRPVAVLQMEDEAGIDAKVLAVPITKLTPVYKDVTGPEGLPKFLLNQIEHFFEHYKDLEPNKWVKVTGWADAAAAKKEIMDSIARYND, from the coding sequence ATGGATCTCAGTAAAATCCCAGCGGGTAAAGATGCCCCCGAAGAAGTAAATGTGGTGATTGAAGTGCCACAGCATGCCGACCCTATCAAATATGAGTTGGATAAAGATTCTGGTGCGGTGTTTGTTGACCGTTTTATGCATACAGCCATGCATTACCCATGCAACTATGGTTTTGTGCCCAATACATTGTCGGAAGATGGTGACCCTGTAGATGTATTGGTGGTCTCTGAGTTTGCTTTGGTGCCCGGTTGTGTGGTGGCATGTCGCCCTGTGGCAGTGTTGCAAATGGAAGATGAAGCGGGCATAGATGCAAAAGTATTGGCAGTGCCGATTACAAAGCTGACCCCTGTGTACAAAGATGTAACAGGTCCAGAAGGTTTACCCAAGTTTTTGCTTAATCAAATCGAACATTTCTTTGAACATTATAAAGACTTGGAGCCGAATAAGTGGGTAAAAGTTACAGGTTGGGCAGATGCTGCCGCAGCTAAAAAAGAAATTATGGATTCAATTGCGCGTTATAATGATTAA
- the zwf gene encoding glucose-6-phosphate dehydrogenase, translating to MIHKPLDSSPSFPALGGRVSASDPCVFVIFGASGDLTKRLLIPSLFNLYSDGLLPESFVVLGLSLDDFSTESFRQKISVDVHKHSRREKFDEAAWDKFCENIHYLQGSFEDHKTYANLNRFLDAFHGRYDTEGNVLFYMATPPSIVSMISEGLQKAGLNQENEGWRRIVVEKPFGHDLSSAQALNKAILTYWDESQIYRIDHYLGKEAVQNLVSFRFANGMFEPLWNHTHIDHIQITANEQIGVEWRGGYYDNAGVVRDMIQNHLFQMMAYLCMEPPTSFDAEAIRNEKHKLLNTVRILKHEEVHTHAVRGQYDAGFNPDGTPAKAYRDEPHVAPDSNTETFAAIKLRIDNWRWDGVPVYLRSGKGMSRKSTEIVVQFKQAPDFTFRGTPAAEQLEANQLIFRIQPKEGIELHFLAKRPGPSMNLRKVSMNFEYDEAFTTQPGLGYETMLFDCMRGDASLFSRSDLVETSWKIVQPILDVWGKEKDETLPNYPFGSWGPKASFDLLSPRCKRRWPTRSSKLALRSIPMFEGSDETMLSAFSSMLKSVVFDAGDQIVDAQSEAHELFIIRIGMVEVRNKQNKLLKTLQQGDIFGELSLLSAEQLSTNTYAKTYCALYTMSKRDFCRVVMDNPMFAERMMQVARERYDIIVDTKDWVDSAATESMEGV from the coding sequence ATGATACATAAACCGCTAGATTCTTCACCTTCCTTTCCCGCCTTAGGCGGTCGTGTTTCAGCATCAGACCCATGTGTGTTTGTCATTTTTGGAGCATCGGGTGACTTAACCAAGCGGTTGCTTATTCCATCGTTGTTTAACCTTTATAGTGATGGTTTATTGCCTGAGAGTTTTGTGGTTTTGGGTTTGTCGCTTGACGACTTTAGCACGGAGTCATTTCGCCAAAAAATCAGTGTGGATGTACATAAACATTCACGCAGAGAAAAGTTTGATGAAGCGGCCTGGGATAAGTTCTGTGAAAATATTCATTATTTACAAGGCTCGTTTGAAGACCATAAAACTTATGCTAATCTCAATCGTTTTCTTGATGCCTTTCATGGTCGGTATGATACTGAGGGTAATGTCCTATTTTATATGGCAACGCCGCCCAGTATTGTAAGTATGATTTCAGAAGGTCTGCAAAAGGCTGGTTTAAACCAGGAAAACGAAGGCTGGCGGCGTATTGTGGTTGAAAAACCATTTGGTCATGACTTAAGTTCTGCCCAAGCCTTGAACAAAGCTATTCTCACCTATTGGGATGAAAGCCAGATTTATCGTATTGATCATTATTTAGGCAAAGAAGCAGTGCAAAACCTTGTGTCGTTTAGGTTTGCCAATGGCATGTTTGAGCCATTGTGGAACCATACTCATATTGACCATATACAAATCACAGCCAATGAACAAATTGGTGTGGAATGGCGCGGTGGTTATTATGATAACGCGGGTGTTGTCCGCGATATGATTCAAAATCATCTGTTTCAAATGATGGCATATTTATGCATGGAACCGCCCACTTCTTTTGATGCCGAAGCCATTCGCAATGAAAAACATAAACTACTGAATACGGTTCGCATTTTAAAACATGAAGAAGTACATACCCATGCTGTGCGCGGGCAATACGATGCCGGTTTTAACCCTGATGGTACGCCTGCTAAAGCATACCGCGATGAACCTCATGTCGCGCCAGATTCCAACACTGAAACCTTTGCTGCCATTAAACTTCGCATTGATAACTGGCGTTGGGATGGGGTGCCTGTGTATTTACGCTCAGGTAAAGGTATGAGCAGGAAATCCACAGAAATCGTGGTGCAGTTTAAACAAGCGCCCGACTTCACATTTAGAGGTACGCCCGCAGCAGAGCAGCTCGAAGCCAACCAGCTCATTTTTCGTATTCAACCCAAAGAAGGCATTGAATTGCATTTCCTAGCCAAACGTCCTGGACCGTCCATGAACTTACGCAAAGTAAGCATGAACTTTGAGTATGATGAAGCTTTTACCACCCAACCAGGTTTGGGTTATGAAACCATGTTGTTTGATTGTATGCGTGGTGATGCATCGCTGTTCTCACGTTCTGACTTGGTGGAAACATCTTGGAAAATTGTGCAGCCTATCTTGGATGTATGGGGCAAAGAAAAAGATGAAACATTACCCAATTACCCCTTTGGTTCGTGGGGGCCTAAAGCCTCATTTGATTTGTTGTCACCGCGTTGTAAACGCCGTTGGCCAACCCGCTCATCCAAGTTGGCATTAAGAAGCATTCCCATGTTTGAAGGCAGCGATGAAACCATGTTGAGTGCATTTTCTTCTATGTTGAAGTCGGTGGTATTTGATGCAGGCGACCAAATTGTTGATGCGCAAAGTGAGGCACATGAGCTGTTTATTATTCGTATTGGTATGGTGGAAGTGCGCAATAAACAAAACAAGTTGCTCAAAACCTTACAGCAAGGCGATATTTTTGGTGAGTTAAGTTTACTGAGTGCTGAGCAGTTAAGCACCAACACATATGCCAAAACATATTGTGCATTATATACCATGAGTAAACGCGATTTTTGTCGCGTGGTTATGGATAACCCCATGTTTGCGGAGCGTATGATGCAAGTTGCGCGCGAGCGTTATGATATCATTGTTGATACTAAAGATTGGGTGGATTCTGCAGCAACAGAAAGTATGGAAGGAGTTTAG
- a CDS encoding ATP-dependent helicase, translating to MSLNTAQQAAVEAEDGPQLILAGAGSGKTRTVVHRIGHLIANRGYAPHRILAVTFTNKAAKELQQRLSDLIGDGGGGVISGTFHSISLRFLRSYADVLGYPKSFQVIDSDDQKTLIKRILKARNIPSDRLHPSFLSSWIEQQKNAGYLPEQAESMLWSGLDLKDLYIAYQDELKTLERMDFSDLILNCVVLLRDYKDVATAMFTRFDHILVDEYQDTNPLQHEWLCLLAQEHQNLTVVGDDDQSIYGWRGADVRHILDFERVWHNAKVHRLEENYRSTEAILKLANAIICNNEDRHAKTLHATREGGLTPEFHVCVDEYAEARHMAKLFNARYANVQWSKMAVLYRSNRQSLAIEQIFREEDIPYRIIGGLSFFARMEIKDALAFWAMLNDCADSMHLLRICNKPKRGIGAKGQETIAALLSASGLRVVDWIASMLQATSMPAPMKKLLPLLQLIHAMKSESEDMPDKGLMLLLEKTGYIDSLKALGDVEGESRMENIKTLQNYIELSLASGITPIEFMDRAALMVSGEEDNDDEDAVNLMSLHRAKGLEFDTVVLAGVEDGMLPHQRALDEGEAGIAEERRLLYVGVTRAENILHLTSARLRRIFGDMTYPMPSRFIADLDDGVLFKSEKVKQPNMFKQAQAASAVQGIAVGAYVNHPSFGDGLIVDLEGDGDAVRVAIEFDAVGLKRLMLKYAALTVL from the coding sequence TTGAGTTTAAATACAGCACAACAAGCCGCAGTTGAAGCTGAAGATGGCCCCCAGCTTATTTTGGCAGGGGCAGGTTCTGGGAAAACACGTACCGTGGTGCATCGCATTGGGCATTTGATTGCCAACCGCGGTTATGCACCACATCGGATTTTAGCTGTTACGTTTACCAACAAGGCAGCCAAAGAATTACAGCAACGTTTATCTGATTTGATTGGTGATGGTGGCGGTGGTGTTATTTCAGGCACATTCCACTCGATTTCACTGCGTTTTCTGAGAAGTTATGCTGATGTATTGGGTTATCCAAAAAGTTTTCAAGTTATTGATAGTGATGACCAAAAAACGTTGATCAAGCGTATTTTAAAAGCGCGTAATATCCCTTCTGATAGACTGCATCCTTCGTTTCTGAGCAGCTGGATTGAGCAACAAAAAAATGCAGGTTATTTACCTGAACAAGCTGAGTCTATGTTATGGAGCGGTTTAGACCTCAAAGATTTATACATCGCTTACCAAGATGAGCTGAAAACGCTTGAGCGTATGGATTTCTCAGATTTAATTCTTAATTGCGTGGTATTACTTAGAGATTATAAAGATGTGGCGACAGCCATGTTTACCCGCTTTGACCATATTTTGGTGGATGAATACCAAGATACCAACCCTTTGCAACATGAATGGTTGTGTCTGCTTGCCCAAGAGCATCAAAATCTCACTGTTGTTGGTGATGATGACCAGTCCATTTATGGTTGGCGTGGTGCTGATGTGCGTCATATATTAGATTTTGAACGTGTGTGGCACAATGCAAAGGTGCATAGGTTAGAAGAAAATTACCGCTCCACTGAAGCAATACTCAAACTTGCCAATGCAATTATTTGCAATAATGAAGATAGACATGCCAAAACGCTTCATGCAACCCGAGAAGGTGGTTTAACACCTGAATTTCATGTGTGCGTGGATGAATATGCTGAGGCACGGCATATGGCAAAATTGTTTAATGCGCGTTATGCCAACGTGCAGTGGTCAAAGATGGCGGTGTTGTATCGCTCAAATCGTCAATCTTTAGCCATTGAACAGATATTCCGAGAGGAAGACATTCCATACCGTATCATTGGTGGTTTAAGTTTTTTTGCACGCATGGAAATCAAAGATGCTTTGGCATTTTGGGCAATGCTTAATGACTGCGCTGATAGCATGCACTTGTTACGCATTTGTAACAAACCCAAGCGTGGTATTGGTGCAAAGGGGCAAGAAACCATTGCTGCTTTGTTAAGTGCAAGTGGTTTAAGGGTGGTAGACTGGATAGCGAGTATGTTACAGGCAACATCCATGCCTGCACCTATGAAAAAGCTGCTTCCTTTGTTGCAGTTGATTCACGCTATGAAATCTGAAAGTGAGGATATGCCCGATAAAGGGCTGATGTTATTGCTGGAAAAAACGGGGTATATCGACAGCCTTAAAGCATTGGGTGATGTGGAAGGTGAATCGCGCATGGAAAACATCAAAACATTACAAAATTATATCGAGTTGTCTTTGGCATCGGGTATCACGCCCATTGAATTTATGGACAGAGCAGCCTTGATGGTCAGTGGTGAAGAAGATAATGATGATGAAGATGCGGTTAATTTGATGAGTTTACACCGAGCCAAAGGTTTGGAATTTGATACCGTAGTCTTGGCAGGTGTGGAAGATGGTATGTTGCCACACCAGCGGGCGTTGGATGAAGGCGAAGCTGGTATTGCTGAAGAACGCAGGCTTTTGTATGTAGGGGTGACGCGGGCGGAAAATATTTTACATCTCACTTCAGCAAGGTTGCGCCGTATTTTTGGTGATATGACTTACCCTATGCCAAGTCGTTTTATTGCTGATTTGGATGATGGTGTATTGTTTAAGTCGGAAAAAGTGAAGCAGCCAAATATGTTTAAACAAGCGCAAGCTGCGTCAGCAGTTCAAGGGATTGCTGTGGGTGCTTATGTGAATCACCCAAGCTTTGGAGATGGTTTGATTGTAGACTTAGAAGGTGATGGGGATGCAGTGCGTGTAGCTATTGAGTTTGATGCCGTGGGTTTAAAACGCTTGATGCTTAAGTACGCAGCTCTTACAGTATTGTAA